The following DNA comes from Gadus chalcogrammus isolate NIFS_2021 chromosome 12, NIFS_Gcha_1.0, whole genome shotgun sequence.
AGAATATTGGATTTGCTTCTTCTCGTTCAAGGTAGGCTGTGAATGAACGCATTTATGGATTGTCTAAATATTCAACATTGGGCTGGTGGAGTTATATGTTTTTATCCACTTTTAGATGGACAATGCTTTGAAGCGCGTCATGTCCATGTACAAGTGGACACTGGAGAACGGAGGTAggcatgtgtttttgtcatgaGATTTAAAGATGTATACTTAAATCTTAAATATCATACTTTAAGGAGGGGTAAAAAACGTAAATCGTTATAGTTAACGGATCACAACAGTCGTCTTGTGTTCAATGCgtgggagggagatggagacgaTGACAAAGGCTGCTCTATGGCTCGGGGCGGGCTGACACCACATGTCCCCACTGTCACGGGGCGTACGGCCGCGGCACATCGTACATTGTATTGTCTAATTACAAGTCTCTCCTCAGTCGACATAGGGTTTCAACCTGCAGCAATTCGAGGACTTTTGTCGTCACCCGATTCCACCACAGCATAGTAATTCCTTCCTCACGTCGGATTTCTAACCAGTGGGCTGCGGGTATCAATTGTCTGCGAGGTGGCCCGGGAATAGATATTGACCGAAAATATGGATTCAATATATATGTAGTGTCTATATATTTtgttgtatacatttttttttaatggtatttttcttataaaaaataaaagcatagGCCTTTCATGGTTTGACTTATTGGTATAATTATGTCAAGTTCTCAAGTACTATATcagtaagtaggcctactgtggcCGCAGGCAGGTAACCCTTCTCTGATGTTGATGTGGGCCTCGAATGAAAAAGGTTTGGAACCCAGATTATTCCATTGTCTTCCAGATAAGAGGACAGACCCTTGGCTGCTGGTGTACTCTCCGGTCCCAGTAATAGTTATCTTCCTGGTCTACCTCTGTGTGCTCTGGGCCGGCCCCCGCCTGATGAAACATAGGGGACCCGTTGACCTGAAAGGAGTTCTTATTGTTTACAATTTTGCcatggtgtgtttgtctgtctacaTGTTCTATGAGGTGAGTAGGCTGGTGTCTGTCTTTGTTCATTCAcacatttttttccccttccacATCTTTTTCTTGTGCCTCAAATGTACTTCCTTCCTGACTTCCTTTGTTCTGCCttaacttacttacttacttccTTATAATCCAATCCATGTTTTAATGTTCACAGTTCCTGGTCACATCCAGGTTGTCAAACTACAGCTACCTCTGTCAGCCAGTAGACTACAGCACCAGCCCTCTGGCAATGAGGGTAAGAACTGATCCCAATGTTTAATAATGAAAAAACTAAATGAACTTAATGAagtcatatttatatacattGATTTGCCTCATACTTCTCCCACACATTGGGTGAGTGTGGAAAGTGTGGAAAGTATACATTTTCCTACTTTCATACATAAAACAAGCATGCTACATCTTATTATAAATAAATCTGTACTCCATTGGCTCCATTCCAACTCTGGACAAAAACAATGTCTAAGGGCATGCAAAAAATGTCACAACATGCAACAGCCCATCTCAAATGCCTCCAAGCAATAACATAGCTCAACAAGTTCATGGAATGAACAAACTCGAATTCTTAGTTGAACTTGAACTATGACCCAGATCAACAAAGTTTCCCTTTGAAACATTTTCCTAGAGTCCAAGAAAAAGTGCCAAAATAAATACCCAGAACTGAACAGGCAATTATATGGGTGCAAAAAGTCCATGTGATGCGCGACCAggttgaaaataaaaataaaagtacatataggaatcaattaaaatatgtgttttaatAGGACACTACAAACAAACATTAACCTACTTAACATTATTATGCAAAATAAAGACAAACCAACACGTTCACCTCTGGAATTAACGTATCATCCCATTATCACACTTTACAAggataaatacaatacaaagccGTTGGTACAGGAATAACGATGCTGTAGTTGCTGTAGTAGTTTATGGTAACGACAAAGTTTACTGCCACTGACTGGGTTGCCAGCCAAACATGTTTGTAAACCGGAACCCCTCCAATCAGTATGAACTACTACGCAATGCACTACATATGCAATCATTAATCAACTTCTTGTTTGATGGGTTTTTCTGCGTGTATTTTGATAGTCCTACGTGTTCCTCCATGATTAAAATATTTGTTCTGTTTTTCTTCAGATGGCCAATGTCTGCTGGTGGTTTTTTTTCTCCAAGGTTATAGAACTCAGTGACACGGTAAACATCGTCcagaacagacagacatacaaacaactCTTCTGTTGATTTAATTCCCTCATTCACACAAATTCACAATGTGTGTCCCTTCCTGTCCTCTGAACAAGTCCAGGTCTTCTTCATCCTGAGGAAGAAGAACAACCAGCTGACCTTCCTCCACGTCTATCACCACGGCACCATGATCTTCAACTGGTGGGCCGGGGTGAAGTATCTTGCTGGTGGACAGTGTAAGTGGACAGGCCTTGGGAAAGTCCTTTTGACACATGGTCCAGTCATTGGCAAGTCTGAACCCAGAATGACTGGACCTTAGTCCAGAACATCTCTGGAAAAAACGAATACAAAATTAAACAAACCTTAACAAATGATGTCgattttttggtattttcccATTCCTTTAGTCACAAGATGGCCAGCATTCATATTCATATCAGATATTCTTGAAAGCAAATGCACTCAAAATCTCTAAGAAACCTATTTAATTTAAACAGCATATTTTCATCATCCGTCATTTTCTAAGCATTCTTTTTGTTTTGCAGCGTTCTTCATTGGCTTGCTGAACACCTTCGTCCACATCATCATGTACTCTTACTACGGCCTGGCCGGGCTTGGGCCTCACATGCAGAAGTACCTCTGGTGGAAGCGCTACCTCACCACCCTACAGCTGGTGagccctcacctcacctcacctggGTCCACTGTAGTCCAGAAGTGCAATAAATCCTGGATGCTAATGTCATGTGACAGGGCACCCACAACTCTGATCCAATCATgtcatttgttgttttaatatGATGAAACTAATAGGATTAAACTTACATTTAGTTTGATATAGTTAGTCGAGACTATTCTAACATCAACGAAAAAGCTACCATCAACAAAAAACCCTGGTCAGATTAATGAATCTCAGCAATGTAAAACAGTATCCTGCATGAAAATTGCCCTTGCAATTATGAATGATGGTTTGGCATATGGGTATGTGTTAATGTTCATTGTAATGTTCATTACAATGAACATTAATGTTCATTGTATAATGTTTATTGTTAATCTTTGGCCTTGCtcctgtctttttttcttttttgcaggTGCAGTTTGTGCTTTTGACAACGCACACAGGATATAACCTGTTCGCAGAGTGCAACTTCCCTGACTCCATGAATGTTGTGGTGTTTGGCTATTGTGTCAGCCTCATTTTCCTCTTCAGTAATTTCTACTACCAAAGTTATGTCAGCAAAAAGGTGAAAAAGATTTAACAAACAATCTGTAATTATCTGCCactatgtttatttttgttttgtatgggAAATATTCTATCATGTCCACGTTAATAATAAATGGAATGATATTCGTTATGTTCGCACTGTGTAAactgaccactagagggcattATTCGTCTACCCAAAAATCGGGCCTGAGCGAATAATCCAACACCACCGTCAAAAGTAAAATCATTCATTCCTGTGGTTAGTGTACACTTTCACACAATTCACAAATATTGCTAATGTTTGGAGATATGGCTTTATTATTATGCTTTCATACAATGTGTCACAGATTTAAATAAAGGGAGACATTTTGcataattatacatttattaattaattca
Coding sequences within:
- the LOC130392712 gene encoding elongation of very long chain fatty acids protein 4-like; the protein is MDNALKRVMSMYKWTLENGDKRTDPWLLVYSPVPVIVIFLVYLCVLWAGPRLMKHRGPVDLKGVLIVYNFAMVCLSVYMFYEFLVTSRLSNYSYLCQPVDYSTSPLAMRMANVCWWFFFSKVIELSDTVFFILRKKNNQLTFLHVYHHGTMIFNWWAGVKYLAGGQSFFIGLLNTFVHIIMYSYYGLAGLGPHMQKYLWWKRYLTTLQLVQFVLLTTHTGYNLFAECNFPDSMNVVVFGYCVSLIFLFSNFYYQSYVSKKVKKI